The region GAGTGGCGTGAAGCAAGAAAAAAAGCCAACGGAAAAGCACACACTgctgaaaaaaatatttgaaaagTCGGCGGaaaaatttttagattcTAAAAACTAGAAAAGAATCTAGTGATATTAAAAGCCGACGCTAGCAAAagaattttgtaaaatattaatatgttatttacCAGCATATTAGCATAATAGTACATTCTATGGGCACAGGGGCCagaatattaaatattacgAAGTGGCAAAATAAAGATAGAGGCAGGCATGTATAGTAATACAATAAAGCAGCGTCGCACGACTAGACAGAGCCGTGTTTGGCACTCCACTCGATGAAAAAGTCAACACTTTCGTCAGTGGAGGGCCGGGTGCACTGAAGAGCGCGCTCAATGTCCTTCATCTCGACGCCGCGAAAGTCCTTGAAACTCTGAATGTTCTCAATGCCGCCGAAGAGAGCAACAGTGTCGTCGTAGGAGTACTCGGCAGCCTTGTAGCAGAGAGTGAGAAGGTCGCAGCCAGTCCACCCCTCAGTGGCGGAGGCGACCCTCTCAAGGTCGGCCTGAGAAAGGCAGCAGCTGGTGCTCGAGCGCTTGTTCAGAATGTCGACGATGAACTTGACGCGAGTCGCGTGGTCGGGCGGAGGAATGAGGATCCTCTTGGTGAACCTGCGGAGAGCGGCGGAGTCGAGCATGTGAGGGCGGTTGGTCGCGCCGACGACGATGACGACCCTCTCCTCGCCAGTGTCCCTGTCGCGCGAAAGACTGCCGGAGTTAATGCCGTCCATCatctgaagaagctgattcTTCATCCTGACGCTGGAGTCGTCCTCGTTGGCCTTCCTCTTCCCAAGAATGGCGTCGACCTCGTCAATGAAAATGAGCGAGGGAGAGTCGGCGAGGGCGACCTTGAAGAGAGTCTTGGTGATTGACTCGGACTCACCGTAAAACTTGCTCGTGATGGAGCTAGGAGAAATCTCGAAGAAGGTGGCGTTGGAGACGTTGGCGATCCACTTGGCGATCGTGGTCTTGCCGGTACCGGGCGGGCCGAAGAGGAGAATGCCCTTGGGGGCCTTGAAGAGGCCTATGTGCAGACTCGGCATGAGGATGGGATTGACGATCTTGTCAATTAtcaccttcttcacgtCGTCAAGGCCCACAATATCGTCCCTGGTTATCTTCTGGCACTCGGAGACCTTCATGTCGAGCACCATGTTGATGATCTCGGGCGTCACGTCGCCGGTGACCAGAGGGAGGTACTTCGGGTCGAGGTTGGGGACGTCGCTTCGCGCGTTGCCCTTCTGGTAGGGCCTGTAGTTGCCGTAGTCGCCCAGGTTGTACCTCGGAATGCCGCCGGTGTTGCTCGGGAGGCCCACGTGAGGCTTTGCACCCAAAAACCCGTAGCTCGGCACACTGGGCCTCGTGGTGTCGAGGTCGGGGATGGGCTTCGCGTTGCCCTCTTCGATGCGCGTGTTGAGGTACTCGAGTCCTGACCTAAACGAGGGCTTCTTTTCCTCGACCACGTAGCTGCTCCAATTTCGGGACTTGGCCCCGGGCCTTTCAGCAGCCTTATCAGGGCCCCTTTCAACGGCCCTTTCGGCAGCTTTGTCTATTGTTCT is a window of Theileria orientalis strain Shintoku DNA, chromosome 2, complete genome DNA encoding:
- a CDS encoding 26S protease subunit produces the protein MFNDLHLKILKLAHDGELPGECVLKGTEMLNEHLIKEHKGPYSDIVNLLYGFNRDIFDDFKDDLDPDYDKLINSMDSKLKLKPYVSIYDNSRLQVDKKSRRSTKRKLYIENFSDGDSAISNIPLSNPARRFLIRARKEFRYPRLRSFNRKFKKHKKFGSGTHLSRSSTKESVTQPEPKEVKSLYPNQKKTFLGPFKAVAKIQPEKTAETQKLDRPEKAVPTQKFERPEKPRVERAVERTIDKAAERAVERGPDKAAERPGAKSRNWSSYVVEEKKPSFRSGLEYLNTRIEEGNAKPIPDLDTTRPSVPSYGFLGAKPHVGLPSNTGGIPRYNLGDYGNYRPYQKGNARSDVPNLDPKYLPLVTGDVTPEIINMVLDMKVSECQKITRDDIVGLDDVKKVIIDKIVNPILMPSLHIGLFKAPKGILLFGPPGTGKTTIANKFYGESESITKTLFKVALADSPSLIFIDEVDAILGKRKANEDDSSVRMKNQLLQMMDGINSGSLSRDRDTGEERVVIVVGATNRPHMLDSAALRRFTKRILIPPPDHATRVKFIVDILNKRSSTSCCLSQADLERVASATEGWTGCDLLTLCYKAAEYSYDDTVALFGGIENIQSFKDFRGVEMKDIERALQCTRPSTDESVDFFIEWSAKHGSV